TAAAGTAATCGGCAGCAGAAAGCGAGGCGCTCTCCAGGGAGACGGTGAAACAATCGTGCTGATCATTCGTCGGCTTCGCTGTAGGAACTGCCGCAGAATCCACCATGAACTGCCTGACATCCTTGTGCCGTACAAACGATATACCGGCACAGTTATTGAAGCCATAATTGACGGCACCGTAACTGAGGTTTGCTGTGAAGACAGCAGCATTTTCAGGATTAAGAGATGGTTTGCTGAGGCTTCAGGATATATTGTTGGATGCCTGTCTGCAATAGCTGCCCGGCTGGGTTTTGAGACAAAATTAAAAAGCGGTTCGTCCCTTCAAAGAATTAAAGATCTGGTGGGTGAAGCAGCAGGCTGGCTGGCCAGAGTTGTCCGGACCATGGTAAATACAAATAACTGGCTGCATACCCGTTTTGCCTTTTTGTCCTGATAGACAGGATATACACTCATGCTAGATTCCGAATATTGAAGGAGGTAATCTGGCATGAAAGACCAAAAAAA
This region of Peptococcaceae bacterium genomic DNA includes:
- a CDS encoding DUF6431 domain-containing protein, coding for MICLAKYRLILDKDNSNKYYVKSEENSICPVCGCCELKVIGSRKRGALQGDGETIVLIIRRLRCRNCRRIHHELPDILVPYKRYTGTVIEAIIDGTVTEVCCEDSSIFRIKRWFAEASGYIVGCLSAIAARLGFETKLKSGSSLQRIKDLVGEAAGWLARVVRTMVNTNNWLHTRFAFLS